In Halobacteria archaeon AArc-dxtr1, the sequence CCGTCTCGCGCTTGCGGTTGCGACGACTCTGCTCGTCTTCGTCCCGTTCCAAGACGGCCCCTCGAACGCGCGTGAGATAGGTGTGGACCGCCTGATGGGTGACGAAATCCGACTGGATCTCCTCGACATCGACCCCCGAACGCTCGAGTTCGCGTTGCGTTCGGACTCGCTCCGTGGAGGATCCGTCATCGTCAGTAAGCGCCTCGTAGAACCGATCGACCTCGGATTCACGAGGGTTCTCACCCGCTGCCTGTAGCGCGGCACGAAGCGTCGCGGTGTTCAGGCGGTCAGCGAGCGCCCGAAGGCTCGTCCGCTCGCCGGACTCCCCCAGCCACTCCGATTCGAGCCGGGCACCCCACTCCTCGAGTCCGTACGTCTCGATCACACGCTCGACTTTGGTCTGCCGTCGCGATCCCGCCTCGTCGGTCATACTCCGGATCTGTCTGGGGGGAGTACAAATCTTGCGCACCTGGTGGCTGCGTCATCGGTCGGAAGTCCGCCGATCAGCAACGTCGGCGCCGACCGTGAGGACCGGGACCGGGGAGTCGCGGATCACCTCCTCGGCAACGCTCCCGAGAAGGACGTGATCGATGCCGGTCCGACCCACCGTGCCCACGACGATCGCGTCGACACCAGCCTCCTCGGCGTATCGGATGATCGCCTCCTGTGGGACGCCCTCCCTCGTCTCGCCGGTTACCGGAACGTCTAGCTCGGCGGCGGCGGCTTCGACCGCCGTGACGGCCTCGCGGGCCTCTGTCTCCGGATCAGCTCGCATCTCATCTCGCTTCATCGCACCGTGTGGCCCCTTCGGGATCACCGAGAGTGCGTGAACACCGGCCCCCAGCCGATCGGCGAGTGTGAGTCCGTGCTCGACCGCGAGGTCTGACACGTCGCTTCCGTCGGTCGCGACGAGGATTTCCTCGTACATCAGTTCCGCATTCGGCCGCCAGCACAAAGTACCGACCACCTGCCGCTGCCTGATACTGAAACTGCGCAGTATCTGGGGACTCGATGTCGGAACCGAGATCCGTCACTCGATACCGAACCGAGACGGGTCACAGCCGATGACGGTGTCGATCCGATGAGTGTCCCAGACTCGTGGTGGCGGGAAAGGCTACCGGTAACCCAACGCGTCTATACGCAGTTGTGGTTGGTGCCTGTGATGACCACCGTCGTCGAACTCGAACTCCCGGCGGCACACCTCGGGCTCGAGCGCACGTTCGATCGCGTACCGTCCTTCGAGTTCCAGCTCACCGGATCGATCGGCGATTCCCCGCCGCTCGTGTACGCGTCGGGCCCGGATCGAGGTGCAATCGAGTCCGCGATCTCTGCAGACGATTCGGTCGATTTGCTCGCGAGCCTCGACGACGCTAGTGACGATCGGTGGCTGTTTCGCCTTGAGTTCGGCCGTCAGCTGAAGGTGTTTCAGCGGATCGTCGCGGAGCACGAGGGGATTATTCTGGATGCTCGGGGGCAGGACGCACGCTGGTCGGTCGAGTTGCTCTTTCACGACCGGGCAGCGGTCTCGAACTGTCACGCTCTCATCGGCGAGTACGACTTCCAGGCCGAAGTAACTCGGGTGAGCGCGGTGAACGGACACCTCTCGGAACATACGCCGCTGACCAAGATACAGTACGAGACGATCCTGAAAGCTCACGAGCTCGGCTACTTCGACGTTCCGCGACAGGTGACCTTAGAGGAGCTCGCCGCAGAGCTCGACGTCTCCCACCAGGCCCTCTCCGAGCGCATCCGGCGAAGCCACGCTGCGCTGATCAGCGCCGAACTGTCGAATCGGCTGACGCCGATGGGGGCTAACACCTAGGCAGACAGGGTCGTAATACGACACTATTCTGTTGATGTCTGAGTATATGGGAGGATAACGAGACGAATGTGCATAGATTCAATGAGTGGGTAGCAATCGCACCATCAAATAGCTTTAACTAGGGTACTATCTAAAGATAGCGTGTCGGTGTGGAACCGACCCCAACCTGACCGTTACCACGTCTCGGCGTTGTGCCGTGACGCCGGCCGTCGGAGCGGTCTCGGATCCCGGTTACGATCGTCGGCTATTCGTGGCTGTGTGGCCGACGATTCGTCATCTGTCCCTCCGGGCCTCGACAAGTGAGTAACCGATGACGGCTGCACCTGTGTTGTACATACTCTTTCACGACCTTTATCACAGTGGGGTTCCATTGGTAATTACGATGTCCGATGGTAATCTCGTTGGAGACGGACGGACGGCAGCCACTCGAGATGCTCCGTCCGCGACTGCTGGGGCGTCCGATCAACAGACGATGGACGCCTCGTCGCCAGAGCTTTCGTCGGACGACGTCTTTCACCTGTTACAGACCAGCCGCCGGCGCGACGTACTCACACAGCTGCGTGAGGCAGATAACCCTCTAGATATTCGAACGCTCTCCGAACGGATCGCCGCCCGCGAACACGACACGACCGTCGAAACGCTCGATTCGACCCAGCGCCAGCGTGTCTACATCTCGCTGTATCAGACGCACCTCCCAAAGTTAGCCGAACACGGTGTGATCGATTACGAGAAAGATCGGGGCATCGTCTCCCGCCGTCCTGAGGCGGACGAACTCGATCCGTATCTCGAACTGTCGGCCGATGCTGCCCAGCGGTTGAACCCGTGGCCACGGCGGTACGCCGCTGTGACGGCTCTCGGACTCGTGGCGCTGGCTGCCACCCAACTCGTCTCGACGCCACTCTCGAGTACCGGAATCGCGACAGCAGTTCTCGGCGTACTCGGCCTCACGGCGCTTGCTCACCTCCGGACGGCCGAGTGAGCTCCGTCGGCACCGTCTCCGCGTGCTCATCGATCAGCCGATGGGCGTAGAACACCACCGAGAAATCCTGCGGGCTGGGCA encodes:
- a CDS encoding universal stress protein yields the protein MYEEILVATDGSDVSDLAVEHGLTLADRLGAGVHALSVIPKGPHGAMKRDEMRADPETEAREAVTAVEAAAAELDVPVTGETREGVPQEAIIRYAEEAGVDAIVVGTVGRTGIDHVLLGSVAEEVIRDSPVPVLTVGADVADRRTSDR
- a CDS encoding helix-turn-helix domain-containing protein, giving the protein MTTVVELELPAAHLGLERTFDRVPSFEFQLTGSIGDSPPLVYASGPDRGAIESAISADDSVDLLASLDDASDDRWLFRLEFGRQLKVFQRIVAEHEGIILDARGQDARWSVELLFHDRAAVSNCHALIGEYDFQAEVTRVSAVNGHLSEHTPLTKIQYETILKAHELGYFDVPRQVTLEELAAELDVSHQALSERIRRSHAALISAELSNRLTPMGANT